tccgaaacttggctatcttctcaatctaacatctcattccacaattttaatattatccgtctggatcgtgacgattcttatggtggggtgcttttggggatcaataagtgccactctttttatagaattcaccttcctttatcaggcggaattgaagctgttgcatgtcatacaacaataagaggtaaggacttatgtgttgtcagtttgtactggcctcagagagttgcagtggatcgaaatcacctagaggacctgtgctgagtgctccctgagccaaggttgatcctgggtgacttcaattcacatggaactgtctggggagaacaaattgacgatagtcgttctactcttatctatgacatttgcgacagtttcaatttaactgtattgaacacgggtgaaaaaacacgggtacctaaacctcctgcaagacaaagtgcaattgacctctcactctgctcaaattcactatcatttgattgccagtggaaggtagtccatgatccgaatggtagtgatcacttacctatcgaaattactatcaccaatggggtcagctcttcgaacacaataaatatgacatatgaccttacaagacacatcgactggaaaaagtactcggacacaattaaaaccgccatcgactctatgcacgttttacctcctttggaggagtaccactttctttcttgtctgatacacgatagtgcagttgacgctcaaacaaaacccatcccagaatcatctattcatcgaaggcctcctaatccatggtgggaccctcagtgttctaagctttataaggacaaatcaacagcatttaaagaatttcgaaaacatggaactcttgtccattttgaagcttacgtttcccttgaaaatcagtttaaaaagttaaccaaggggaagaaaaaggcgtattggaggaattttgttagtgggttatcgcgtgaaacatccttaagtactttgtggaaagtggcacgaagcatgcgtaatcgatcatctacaaatgaaagtgaggaatattcacataggtggatatttaaattcgcacggaaagtctgtccagattctacacctgtgcaaaaaataatccggaacgtgcctcctgataggtctgatagtggtctagactcaagcttttcgatggtcgaattctcacttgccctcctctcttgcaacaattcagctccgggaattgatgaaatcaaatttaacttgttgaaaaaccttccggatgctgcaaaatttcgcttgttaaatttatttaaccaattcttcgagcataacattgttccccaagattggagacaagtgagagtcattgctatccaaaagcccggaaaaccagcgtctgatcccaactcttaccgtccaatagcgatgttgtcttgtatacgcaaattgatggagaaaatgatattgtttcgtttggacaaatgggtagaaacaaatggtctcctttcagatactcaatttgggtttcgaaggggcaaagggacaaacgattgccttgctttgctgtcttcagagatacaaatggcgtacgcaaaacgtgagcaaatggcttcagtgtttctagacataaagggagcttttgatgcagtctcaatagaggttttgtcagacaagttgcactcccggagtctgcctcctctattgaacaacatcttatacagcttactttgtgagaaacatttgaactttgctcacggagattttgcagttagaagaacatcttacatgggcctcccacagggttcatgtttgagtccacttttgtacaacttttatgtgagtgacatcgacagctgtctctctgaaggctgcactctaagacaacttgcagatgacggagtagtgtctgtcacaggatctactgagtctcatctacacaggcctttacaagatactttagacagattgtcttcctgggctttggggcttgggattgagttttcccctcagaaaacggaaatggttgttttctctaagaaacgtagacctgctcaacctaagcttcaactcctaggcagaacgatcactcaatcgaggagtttcaagtatcttggggtttggtttgattccaagtgtacctggagagcccacattgagtatctgaaaggaaaatgccaacaaagaatcaattttctccgatcaattactggcacctggtggggagcccatccagaagatcttatcaaattgtatcgaacaactattctatccgttatggaatatggtagcttctgtttccagtcagctgccaaaactcacctcatcaaactagagcgtatccaataccgttgtctccgtatcgctttgggctgtatgccctcaacacacaacatgagtcttgaagttttggcaggaatactccctttgaaagatcgattcaatttactatcacttcggttcctcatcaggtgtgaggtcatgaacccattggtgattgtaaatttcgaaaggttacttgagcaaaatgttcaaaccagatttatgtctatataccatatcctcatgtcaatgcaggtaaacccttcttcgtattctccaactcgtgtttgtagcccagactacgatcattcttctgtccagtttgatttgtctatgcagcaggaaattcgtggaatcccggatccgcatcgccctcttctgattccaagaattttcgaagctaaatatagacacgtcgatgctgataaaatgtactttaccgatggatcacttatagaggaaacaacaggatttggagtgttcaacgaaatatccagcgcatctcacagtctccagtcaccatgctctgtatatgttgcagagttagcagctattcactgggctttgaatagtatcgccacacgacctattgaacactactatattataactgatagtctcagctctgttgaagcaatccgctctataaaaccaggaaaattcacgccgtacttcctcgaaatgatacgagatatattgaccactttatcaagacgttgcttttctatcacctttatctgggtcccctcacattgctcaatagcaggcaatgagagggcagattcccttgcaaaagtgggtgcgatggaaggcaacatttaccagcgtgaaatcgtattcaacgaattttacttcttggctcgaagaaactctcttgtcaactggcagcgtagatgggacgaggatgagttgggtcggtggttccactcgattatcccaaaggtaagccttaaaccctggtttaatagattgaacctgactcgggattttattcgtatattttcccgtctcatgtccaatcattattccatgaatgcggtactctatcgtttaaatattgctggcagcaatttatgcggatgtggtctaggttaccatgacatcgagcatattgtttggtcgtgtgaggaccacctattcgccagagcgaactttatagattcccttcgggcccgaggaaaaccacccgacgttccagtgagggatgtattaggtatgatggacttggactatatgttcgagatataccttttcctaaaagctatcgatcttcgactataattctctttattttcatatttccctttctatctttctttttcttcaaaaaaaaaaaaaagtgaactagatctaagtacacaattgtaatcaaacaaaacgagtttggctccttaaagcctaaaggtatgagccgtttcaaataaataatttacaaaaaaaaaaaaaaaagatgcatccgttgtacttggtcaacactttctcgtacaacttccttgccctggttttggcaaccaggttttgtttctgttggggtgtttgcttccatgatacgaccgcaagccttctcgcaaacaaattcttCGAGCtctactgtggttcgtcttgaactttttcgccaaatcacgcaaggagattccaggattgtTGTGAACTGATTGAATTACCTtcgctcgcagcttccggtcatatgttcacttttacgcctggtttgttttgctcgatccaccgtaagggtctcccggtaacgttgcagcaccgaatttacagtcgattttggatatttcaggaatttcgcgatatttacccctgaccacgtcggtttctctacgtgagtgtgcagaattttctctcgcctttcgcgttccatcgtcgataacttttgactgactgcttcaatcttgatgaaattgtcaccactaagtaaacaaaccatccggatcaaaacactgtcaatagattcgcgatgtgacaactaggggcgctgcagtaaatgaatagatgcgaccagattctatgtgaaacagactttaattattaatttcaagttttaaaaaaacttcaatccgAACTAATCTTTATTTTATATCTATATATAACACAGGGGAACAGCATTTTCGGTACCTATgtttcaaaaactgattttggaagatttttgcgtcttcaattcaaaacatttttcagattgTGTCTACCACCTatactgccgctattcgcaagactgtcccatatgccttttcatcatttttcagtttatcttaaaaatcgttCTAATACTGTTAGCTCTTCAATGTAGACTAAAATTTTCCATTCGATCCATAAAAACCGCAACATGGAGAGCATGGGAACACCGATGGCATTCATTCCTCAGGCCAAGTAAATACACACCCAACAACGACGTAGATCAGAAATGCCCATCAGATGAACGTGTTCTTACAAGGCTACGTATAGGTAATACTAGATTTACACATTCCTGGCACATTTTGGCAGCCTGGAAAGCAGCCTTGAGCAGGTAGTGTAACCTGCCaaagctctgcagtgtgcagtggctgatgaacctgcctatgagtaatcagcgcataccgaacggtgtcctcggtagctgctgatgttgtggcgggggtcatgcccatctcggtcttgctaggggaagatatcttctgctacgagcacaggcacatgcccgatgtgcggaaacatgctagagaggcctcgatgtccaactggcagcaccagtgggacagttCGGAACGTgaccggtggacccatcgcttgatccctaacgtcggATCCTGGATGGACCGGAGACATGGAAAGGTGGATtcctgcatgacacagttcttgactggtctcggatgcttcatgcagtaccatcATCGTtttggacacgtggcctcgCCATTCTATCCACCCTGCTGTGACACAGTAGAGACACTAGAGCACATAGTGTTCAATTGTCCGAGGTTCAAAGGGTTACgcgctaacatgcttgccgcctgcggaccagacacgacagccgacaacatcgtgcggaggatgtgtgaggattCAAATATttacttggcgcgtggtcagcgatgggttcacccggatcatgactgccctgcagatgAGTTGAAACCAGCATAAGTCCGCGACCGGtttagggtgactccttcgtcaGGGACCATCTGAGTAGTGTGTGTCCGATcatggcagtaaagcatacaaagataagactctaccttctgcgtatgccgagctgcctggtacgtcgcgcgtctgtgtgtaggatacctccaacgttaccgtcgcggagtatccgagtcgaacgcgcctTCTGCGACGGatgctgtggggataagacatgaccgCAGTAGAACTCGTAGGGAGAAGAGTATTCTCATCACTGAGTATTCTCgagtagagtggtctcacgtcgcagtcggatgagccactcgagtcgggtaggatgacatcaccgtcgggatccatctgagtcgcaagcgtaaaagacccgtacgtgtgctgtaacaggcgcgagtccaggataagctgctctcgattcggcacacggcgggcaaaaagCCTAGGTTTGCCAGCCAAAAGGGAGGAGGAAAACCGAActacggtcggagtagaatgccctttcggcTAGGGGCATTTGAGTAGTGTACGTCCGAttctagcagtaaagcatacaaagataagactctaccttctgtctatgccgagctgttaggtacgtcgcgaacgttgtgtaggatacctccaccgtcgcggagtatctgagtagaacgcgctctcTACGACGGAAGCTGCTTCGATAAGACTtaaccttcttcgcagtcgaactcgtagggggaagagtatttacgccgcaaaatactctcgggtagggtgacttcacgtcgtcggcgggtgagtcactcgagtcgatAGTCGATGTAGGATGACGTCtccgccgggaatcatccgagtagttgcgttaagccccggacgtgttctgtgacaggcgcgtgtccagcaTAAACTGCTCACGATtaggcacacggacgggcaaagaggagagggcctcgagccaaaccaagcggagccaagatcttgagtcgttagaggagaggtcattggtctcttgcagtggtctcgaacagaagCGGAGCAAACGATAGTCGTGCAAACCAAGCaagcctcgagttacgagtaaaggccggacctcaaGTCGTAAGaagagaggtccttagtcttgaatcgtaacaagaggtaGGGCATATATGCTGGAGTAGTGCGTATAAACGAGTATGGTCTCTCATCATTGGTATAgacttcgttgcaggtccggatagaaattatggccagaggccccaggtggagttccTTCTCAGCCTCAAACGAGAACGGTCGCTTTTTGTGTTCGATCCTCGCTAGACAAAGGCTATTGTTTTCTGAACTGAAAAGTTGTAAAGTGAGAGAGGCGCGATGAGTCCATCGCCGGGTGTACCCCCGGATAGGACAATACCTACATGGATGGATCCACAGAACTTGTATGGACGATTGTACTATTTAACACTGAAAGCCGCAGATGGGCATAAGCTTCCACAAAATCCGTTTTTGATTGGGAGATCCGTCGAACAGAAAGCTGGAGGAAAAATCGATGGCGCGTTCTTCGAGAAGAAAAATGAATGGTATGTTCTAAAGTGTAGGAGTAAAGAACTAGTCAGGGAACTGGCAAAGCTAACTTGTCTGTCCGATGGTACACCTATTGTTGTCGGACGCCATCCAAGTCTTAATATTCGAAAGTGTGTCGTTACTTGCCATGAAGCCGAAGGAATGAAAGAAAAAGAGTTGTTGGATGAATTGTCTCCGCAAAAAGTAATAGACGTGCGAAGAATAACTAAGAAAACTCCCGCTGGTATTGTAGGTACTCCCACGATGATACTTACTATTAGCAGTACCGTAATACCGGAGTTTATCCACTTTGGATTTCTTCGAGTGCGAACTCGCCTTTATTACCCGCTGCCGCTACTATGTAGGAATTGCTTGAGATATGGACATACTAAGAAAAAATGCACCAGCCCCCTTTCGTGCAGTAAGTGCAACTCATCAGAACATAACAGTGAGAACTGCAAAAACCACCCGTACTGTGGAAAATGCGAAATGGAAGGACACTCACCCATCAATCGATCATGCCCAACCTGGTTAACTGAAACAGCAGCAATCAAAATAAGCACCGAGCAATACATCCCAATTGCAGTCGCCCGAAAAATGATCAAGCCAACCAACAGTAAACAACCAACATTCGCCAACGTAGTGAAAACGACGGACGAGCACCAACCGAAAACAATAGACAATGCAAAAGTGCAAGCACCAGCCGAGCCGAAAACGAACGACGACAAAAAACAACAGCAGCCAACTCAACAGAAGCGGACAAATCAACAAACTGCAAACCTCAAACCAGCATCTCCCCCTCGGAAAAGAATTACCCCTCAACCCTGACCAGCGCAATCGTCGGATGAGGCAGATGATCGCAGCAAAACCAATGGATCTCCCAGTTCCCGATCGAGGGaacaattgattttaaaatctccAATTCCTACCACTCGCCCTCTTCCCTCTCCTTACCCCTTCCAACCACCACCTAGTATTAAGAAAACCACTGACCCTCGGCCTACTAAAACTTTGTCTAAAAAGTAAATGGCCTAATAAacattatttgaattaaaaaaaaaaaaggccccaggtggactttatggcgtaggcgTACTTAATATCAGGAGTCGaacaattgcacccatggacccagagtagcaaactgtgggggacgcggtggctcgccgtgccttggaatgcaatccgttaaaaggatttaccacctgggtgatcaactaataaaaaaaagattgacaCATTCCTACTTATTCCACAAAAGCTCTGCTTCGATGTGCCAGTTCTATGGTGTATTAACAACCGCCCAACACATTCTGACTGACTGCCGCGGATTTAAAGAGGCCCGAGAGGAACACAACAATAAAGgaactgtttttgaaattttgaaaaatgaagactCGTATGAGAAATCactatcatgatttttcaaaaatttgtaatgtAAAATCTATGAGACACTgtaaaacttaaaatacattgacacgaatgccaaaccgttggtaaagtgtcacaaataaacaaaaaaaatagagcaagttcactcgtgtaaggaaaaagtggtagaaatttttaaaattgtaccatgcaaaaacgttttcaagatctttggccgCCTTTTttttcgcaacacagtttttaTTTTAGCCGCATGTGATAGAAATTCAACTATTTTTGCATCGCAGTATGCGAAAATAGAACTACTACTTTTTTCCTAACACGAGTGAATTTTCTCTTacagcaagttcactcgtgttgggaaaaagtagtagaaattttgacacttgtagcacattttgaaaatttttccatgcaaaaatgttttgaagatctttgggcgttgaatttttttacagcactgtttctatttcagccgtatgtgatagaaatcgagctaGTTTTGCATCACAGCGTGCGAAAAAAGAACaggtgttgtaaaaaaacttgaaggctgCAGGCCTTGAagatgtttttgcatggtaaagttttcaatgtGTGCTACAAGtgaaaaatttctaccactttttctcaacacgagtgaacttgctctgagAAACCAATTATTCAGAAATTTACTTAATCACTTCGTCATAACACGGCAGACAGTGGTTTGCTAGCATTCATTTGGATTTTTAAGTGCAATCTGTTTCCTGAATTTCAACAAGTTTTAATTCTTAATTCGAATATGAGTACTGTCATGTTCAATGTTCGATGATTTTTgacataaggctatgatcatttagtatccgggcactttattttggtgatagctgcgttaatagagctcggatatgcaaaaatttagtagcgttgtgttggttatgaaaaggactatcttgcctatttttgatagatttttaagtttacgtgtgtatgaaatatttactatgcaaaaagacatgataaaaataattttgcacaaatttgctccttttgcgcattttgtgcctcgaaaattcttcattgttgactcgaaagctcatgaactgttgattttttctgattttttttcgtaccaaatggttattaagtataaggagccactctaggatccccacgaagttcaaatcaactatcggagtgcaactcttgatcttaaatatggtgaaaagtttatggttatttgggataactgaatgaagACTCCCTACATAatgtaaaaaatccatttccggcagaggCAAAAGTTTTGCCtaactagtagacaccaagtaaataactaaaaatgatCAGATCCAAAGATTGctatctgtgcatccggtttttacgcaatatgacagatgtgttctgatggacaaaaaaatttatgttaaaaccggatttaagagatcaatttcttcgagataccaactcatgaaaaggttccaaccagattccaattgctttttctaggtgagtttgtgtaaaatatcatgattttgcaaaggttttggttctatggtaaaaaaaataaatcaaaacatgactgaaaaaagtgtgcaaagataaaaaagagattttatgaaaaagttagagtatttcttgaaatcattgataaacatttctttttatatttttagtttaaatttcatattaacaccttcatttcctccatagaaagtttttcgatcaaatgaatagtttttaaaatacacacgtttgtaactgcccggatactaaatgatcatagccttaatcaTTAAAAACTATCAATCGGTAAGTCGTCATTTAAAGGAGTGATATgccacagaaaaaaacaaataaaatagatttttaggTTTATACCTACTTAAACATATCTTTATTCCTATAATCACATTCTCAGGTAAAGTTTTTTGTTAACTAATTAAATTCCATTTCGCCCTCAAAAGCTTCGGTCGTACCATCCGTAGCATAATTCGTTGCACTCGATTCCTAAAACCTCTGAGCTTCTTGCTTGTCGCTGTACCATTACTCCTAAGCGATTCGTCCATCCTTGCCTTTCGTAACTTCGATTGTCGCTTCACCATTTTCGAGAATTTTCTTGTGGGCAGCAACTCAACTTCCTCATCAACCGAGAAGCAATCCTCGAATTGATCCATGATAAAACTCAAATCTAAGGGATGGCGGTGTTCAATTACGGTTTCATCGATCGACATTGGTATCGGGGACTCAAAACTAGCGGCTTCAAATGATTTCAATAAGCTTCTCGCTTTTAGTGGAACGTGTGGTGTACTCGAAGTCGCTGATCGCTTGCCCGAGCGAATCGGTTTTCGCATCGGAGATGACCGCTCGAAAGATGAATCACTTTTCCTTGCCGTTTCTGCCATCTCGATGTGTGACTGATTCAATGATCTTGGACTAGGACAATGTGCTACCGGGTGCTGCTGCTCAATTGAGCCACCGACTAATCCCCTACTGAATGAAGATCGCCTTCTTAAGTAGTTCTGCTCCTGAACGGACTTAAGGTTACCTGTCCTAAATCCTGTAGTGGTACTTGGTAGAGAGatacttttgtttgttttgggcCTGTTTTGGTAAACAGGTAACCGAAACTGGAGCGTAAAATAGATCATAAGATAGATGTCGCCAGACATCCGATATTGAAGGAACTGGAAGTCGGAGGATTCTGCGAGAAGTGTGTTTGGAAAATAAACTTCGTAAATTCGGTCTGGCGACAAACGGGATTAAATCATAAATTGTCGCGACGTCTGAGGAACATGCTTCATTGTAGAGTTTATGAAAGGACGGCGACACGGATGCGGTTCTGTTGAGCTAACACgattaaaatttgctttatTGTCTTATCCTCTTTGTAGATGATCGTCATGAAcctgctgtaaaaaaatattattggagTCATCTTTTTCCGATCTTTCCAACGCATGATaggaattcattcaaatttagcctaacattttcaattttgaacattctgagcctaattttaGCAAATCTGTATCATTTGTTGAGAAGACAGAAAAAGATTACTTTTCAACcatattttttggaattcatggtgctttcagattcaggttcagatttcagattcagatttcagatttagatttcagatttagatttcagattctgatttcagatttcagattcatatttcagattcagatttcagattcagatttcagatttcagattcagatttcagattcagatttcagattcagatttcagattcagatttcagattcagatttcagattcagatttcagattcagatttcag
This sequence is a window from Uranotaenia lowii strain MFRU-FL chromosome 3, ASM2978415v1, whole genome shotgun sequence. Protein-coding genes within it:
- the LOC129753517 gene encoding uncharacterized protein LOC129753517, yielding MSPSPGVPPDRTIPTWMDPQNLYGRLYYLTLKAADGHKLPQNPFLIGRSVEQKAGGKIDGAFFEKKNEWYVLKCRSKELVRELAKLTCLSDGTPIVVGRHPSLNIRKCVVTCHEAEGMKEKELLDELSPQKVIDVRRITKKTPAGIVGTPTMILTISSTVIPEFIHFGFLRVRTRLYYPLPLLCRNCLRYGHTKKKCTSPLSCSKCNSSEHNSENCKNHPYCGKCEMEGHSPINRSCPTWLTETAAIKISTEQYIPIAVARKMIKPTNSKQPTFANVVKTTDEHQPKTIDNAKVQAPAEPKTNDDKKQQQPTQQKRTNQQTANLKPASPPRKRITPQP